In Oryza sativa Japonica Group chromosome 1, ASM3414082v1, the genomic stretch ttcttctccacccCAGTCCGCAAcctcccctcctcttccctcccccACCGTCTCCGTCTCTCATGGCCGACTTCCCGCCATGGGCGGACCTCACCGACGCCGTCGTGCGCGAGATCGCCAACCGCCTCCCCTGCGTGTACAACCGCGTGCACCTCGCCGGCGTCTGCCGACCATGGCGCGAGCACCTCGAGCGGCTCCCGCCCCTGCTCCCGCCCCCCAAGCTGCCGTATCTCATCCTGCCGCTCGCCGAGCAGCTGGCCTTCTCCTGCGTCCTGAGCGACTGCGCCACCCACCCCTTCTTCGTCCCGGAGTGGATTCGCCACGCTTGCTACTTCGGCTCGTACGACGGCGGCTGGGCCTTCGTCTCCACTGCTCATCCTCGAGCTCAGGGTTATCGAGATTATTTCCTCACCAATCTCCACCAAACCCCGAATACCTTCGTTCTCCCCGTCTGGATCCAGTTGGACCGCGAAGAGCCTGTATTGCGGCCTAGGCAGAAGCGGCTGCGCCCGCGCGACCCGCTGTTCATCAACGCCGCCACCCTCTCGTCGGACCCATTTATGGATGGATGCGTGGTCGCCGGATTCGTCAACAATTGTGCTCCCGTACCGGGCCACCACCGGCAGAAGATTGCGTTCTGGCGAATTGACGATAAGGTGGTCATCGGCTGCTTCTTCATGGAGGACGCGTGCTGGGATGCGGTGGACGTCGTGCGCCACAATGGAGCCTTCCATTTCCTCACCAACGGGCAGCACATCGTCGTGGGCAATCCGGGCTTCGATGACGAAGCGAACGCGCCGCCTCAAGTGCAATGGGAGTATCGCTGCTTCTCGTCGCAGGGGCGCGGCTACGACGGGCAGCACGTCGTGGCGCGCTACCTCGTGGAGTCCAGCGGAGAGCTGCTCATGGTCGTGAGGTGCTCTCCTCGTCCCGGAGAGTCCACGTCGGCGTTCAAGGTGTTCCGGATGGCAcagcccgaggaagacgacgacggcgacggcgacgcgccctTACTGGATGGCCGGACGATGCTGTTCGTCGGGGATCCCTGCTCCAGATCCGACGGCGACGTGGTTCGATACATCTGGAGGGAGCTGCCCTCGCTGGAGGGCAGGATGCTGTTCGTCGGGCGCGGCTGCTCCAGATCGTACAACACGGATCAGTACCCCGGCTTCGAGGGCGGCGTCTACTTCTTCGATCATCGGATTCCCgggcagggcggcggcgcaccggcgcTTTACCCCTGCAGAGACTGCGGGAAATGGACGGGAAAACCTGCACTCCAGGTGGAGCTCTGCTTCCCGGAGCAAGACCCATCGAACTACTCCTCTCAAGTTTGGTTGCTCAACGGGTAAGCTTGTTTGTGATCCCCGACGTGTGCTTCGTCTCCattgtctttgtttctttttgctGAGTTTGGAAGTTTGGATAGTATTGTAGTGCTGAGCTTGTAGTTTCTGATTAGTCTCCAACCATTAGCAGAAGCAGAACACCTTTTTCTAGTATAAATCTCTTGGCTATTGCAGCTATGATCAATGTGTACTACAATTGCAGTGCACCGTTTGCTAATGTGTGTTTCCCACTTAATTGGATGATTCAGTCATTAGTATATCTATATCCTGTGCTGCAACTGATATTCAGTGTGGACATGTGCATATGGTTGTGCACTTGTGCTTATATTTTCTTTGACGAGTGCACAACGTTTTAATTGATAGATGATTGTGCACATTTGCCTTGAACGAATTGGAATTTTATGGTTTCTGATATTTGGTTATGTAGCTCTGTCAGGGCTTCTCTGGTTCTCTTGAAAAGTTACTGAATGAAGCGTGAACATTGAGGTTCTAAACTGAATGCAGAACCCAAAATGGTTGAATCTTGATTTCTTTTGTATTCTTTACCATGATGGATTGATTAAATTTTCGGTCAAGCTTGGTTATCCCTCTCTGAACTTCCTATTGAAAACTCAACTCTGCAGAATTCAGAATTGCATGTTGTCTTTTTGCTCTTTGGTACCTGCAGATTCTGTTGATTCTTTATGGTTAAGAGGTTACCTGGTAGTGCAATGCACAAGACATGATGCTTGCTAAGTTGGGCATAGTATATTACGTTCATGATTAATTCATTTTGTTGGTATCATATTTTCGTCTGAGGTAAGTAAGTATGTAAACATTCTGAACTGTGCTTGCAACATGCATCAGGTCACAGTCCATTTTTGTATTTCAGGTGAAATAGAGAGCAATTTTGTTTGAGGCCCTTAAGACTCGCATTCTGAATAGGCCGTTGTAACTGAACATTTTCTTACCATTTCTTGCTTTCTTTTGGTTTTGCAACCGAACATTGAGTTAGCATTTGTCGCATTCCTCTTAAGGATGTCAAAAGAAACTGGTTTTCACAGAGATCAACACTACTTTGCGTGCTCTCCAAAAACATTGGATGCAGAATTACAAGCCAAGGGAACCTGGCTAGTTCCAGAAAAGATCAGTGAAAACCTCCAGTGGACAATCCATAAATTTCTAAAGGACCTTCTTATTACTCCTTTACTGTTTCTCTTAAAAAATACCCCTTTTACTATAGTGCAGTTCTAGAATATGTGAATCATATAGACAATTACTCAAAGAAAACGTGTGAGATACAGTATGATGTCAATGTTTgaccaaagtaaaaaaaatcctgCATTTCAATCctcacaaaaataaaataaaaaaaatcatgcatttCAAATAGCGAAACAGGGCCGAAATGCTGTTGCTGCTACCTTCTTTTCTCTTGCAGCGCTGTACTCGGGCCCCTTTTCAGGCCTAATACGTTTCTAACCTCTTCAAGGAAGATGGCCCTAAGCGTCGAGGGCTGCCTGTGTAAGATGGCCCCATCAGCGCATCAGCACGTGACAGATGTCACGATTCCCGAAAAGTCCATCGCCGACGGATGGCATCGGTCGACTAGTCAACGTCGATACCATCATCAAACAGTAGAGTTGGTGTACGGAAAAACAAAGAGATCACCCCTACCTACTACGTCACCACGACACGTATAGTACGATCGTGTCGTgagcgaacgtgaacgaacgaaccaACAAATCTGCATCGGTACATAGCCTCTTGCTGCTGTGCAGCCTACGGCGACGGGAAGCAGGCCTCGCTATCGAGGATGGCCTCCCTGAGCTCCCGCTGTATCGCGGCCCTGGCCGGCGACGACACCAGATCCTCCCACACCGACCCGGCGCCGTCCGTCGGGTGGCCGTCCGGGTACAGCTCGTGCACGCCGTTGGCCTCCTCGTTGATCCTGCTCACCCTGTCCAGCAGCCCGATCTCCTCCACGTCCACCAGCAGCCTGCTCCCCACGTCCTTCCACCCGATCAACTGCACGCGCACATATATACGCACGCGTACAACGTCTCAAACACACAGCACGGTATCATCACACGGGGAATCGATCGGTGAACGGGTTAGGAATAATACCTTCGCGCCGGCGATGGTGTTGGTGCTGTAGAGGCTGGCGCTGTCGACGAGGTCGCAGTACTTGCGGAACGAGCCGGCGAACCGCTTGTGCGACTTGAGCTGCGAGCTCACCCGCACGGCTCGCCCCGATATGATGGCTCGCCTAACGCACgggtagatcgatcgatcgatcgtgtcGTGTCAGCTAGGCTCGATCAGGCGCGTGAACACGTTAATTGTAGTTGGTTGGTTAATTACCTGATCCCCCTGACGACGGCGAGGTAGGCGTCGCAGATGATGCCGACGAGCTCGATTCGGTAGGGCCTCCTCCCGCTGGGCACGGGGGCGCCCTCGACGGGCTCCCAGTACTGCTCGGTGGCGttgccgtcggcggcgaccttgTAGCCCACGCCCATCCGGTACCGCTGCCGGTGCACGGACCGCGCCATGGCGATCGTCTGCAGCACGAACGGCTCCCACGACAGCGTGCCGTCCATGATCACGTCCCGCCCCTCGTTCAGCGCCGTCACCagcagcgacgccgccgcgtcgaTCGACGACTGGTGCACCTGCGCACGCGACACCGTACGTGTCAGACACATCCAGACCCACACAGACCGATCCGGCTGACGATTGAGCAGGTTCAGGGCAAGCGTGGTACGTATACCAGCTCGGCTGTCTGCAGCATGTCGTTGTGGTGGCCGCGCGAGCTGATGGCCTGGTAGATGACGTCCGACTCCTTGAACGcgtccgcctccaccaccacggcgtgcgccgccgcgccggaccAGAACAACCTGCATTTTGCACGTACGCCACGGTGGTGGTCAGCTCAATCGCCGCGTCACGCGTGCCTGCTCGAGTCCGTGATCGAAGTGGACGAACGGACTGACCCCTTCATGATCTGCTTGAGCACGGTGCTCTTGCCGGCGCCCATGCCACCGCCCATCAGGAGCAGGACCGGGCTGCGGTCGCGGTGAGCCGCCGGGACCAtcacgtcggcgtcggcgtcgcgcaGCTGGCCGTCGTTGCAGGTGACCCCGATGACCTTCAGTTCCTCCACCAGCGTGGAGAACAGCCTCGTCACCTTCAGCTTCCTTGACACCCTCTCAAACCTCATCTTTCTTTTTGTCCAAAAAAGGAAGAAACAAAACAATTAAGAACCAGATTTCATTCTTTCTTGATCATAATTGTACCAAAATCAATAGAATCAATCCTGGTTAATTCTTACAAAAAATATTCCAGATTAATAAAGCATGATTATTTACCTAGTGGCTTCTAACACCATGGTTTTGAGCTTTCTTCTAGGCTGCTCTGCTGTTAGAACCTAAGAAATTAAGTGGCTCCAACATTTCAGTGTTTAGAGTATCTCAAGGACTAACAGTTGATTGGTAATGCAGAACACGGGATGAGTAAATCTTTCCTACCTGTGTGATTACTTCAGTGGCAAATTTCCAATGGAAGGAGAAGTAGCCGAGTATACATTTGTCTAGCTCCTCAATCAACAGCACGAGAAGAGCGTCCGAGTTTATTTTGTTATGGAAGAACGCGAGTAGGTTTTGTTCATAACCCTCAGTCTTCTTCAGATAACCGTAAGCTAGTGCACAAAGGTGGGGGCACTCGCTCACATCCTCAATCCCTATCTGCTtagctgaaaaaaaatatatcatttgattGATATTTAGGATAATGAACAACTAGCAGATTATGCCGTGCAAATTTACACGGACTAGACAGCATCTCCAGCAGAGCCCCTAAACTAATTAAACCCCTAAATAGTTTTTGGGGTGAAAGGAGAAAAATTGAGATCCAGCAGGACGGCAGGACCGCTATTAAAGCCCCTAAAATAGAAAGGCACCGAAATCTCTGTCCATAGCCCTCAATCCTAGAGGCTCTACACCCAACCccatctctttttctttttggtgcGTGTGAAAATTCCCTAGCGCGCGCTTCTCCCGTTGTTCTCGCGCTCTCACTGTGTTGCTACCCTCTTTTCTTTTGTCGTGCCGCCGGCTATTATCTGATCACCATCTTGCTAGGATAGTCCAACGTTGCCCTGTCCGATGTCGTTCGTCAACCTACGTGATCTCCACACTGACACGTCGCAGGTCGTTGACCTCATGCGTAGCAACTCTAGCAATGTCTCGCGCTAGTAGTCGGTTGTCCGGATTGAACCATTCATGTTTGTAGTAtatgttattttaaaaaaatcatataattcTTGTGAACTTGCATACGTGTGTGATTGTGAAAATTGAATTTTATTATGCATTTTGCaatgttgaaaattttgaatttaaatttgaattatggtattcaaaattataaatttgaatACGGTTGAATTCTACGTGTTTGAATTATTCTGGTGTTAAACTAGACATAAATATAATGTGCGTactaaaacacacacacacagagatgGAGCCTAAGAAATGGGGTTTGTAGCTGAAGATGGGGGCAACCCCCATTAGACCTTTAGAGGCTTTACAATAGGGGGCTAGGGGCTGTTGCTGGAAATGCTAATTGGACTTATTGTACAACACTATTTAACTTTTGATTccataaatataattatatttaatctatcttgtcaacTCTTAACTTTtaattctataaatttaattgcAATTTATATACAGTCGAAACGTGGCTACGAACCACGGTGTCGGGGGTTCGAATCCCTCATCGCCCACAGCCTTCCAAAGGGTTCACATTCTTTGGCTCTACCTATCTATTATAGAGTAAATAGCTCTTTTCACAATAAGAGTTATCCATACAGTGACAGCGTTTAATTATGAAAGTTGGCCTTTCGTGGTTCAAAAACGCGGAATCTCGTCTCAATCATCATTTGTCAGGACTTTTCGGGGGTAAGTTCTTTGGCTTGGACAGGACCCCAGTAGTCCTAGCCGTAAACGATGGATACTAGGTGTTGTGCGACTCGACCCGTGCAGTGTTGTAGCTAACGCGTTAAGTATCTCGCTTGGGGAGTACGTTCGCAAGAATGAAACGGCTCATTCTTCAACAGGCACGCGGTCAGAGATCACTTTCCCCTCCCACTGCTTGGGAGCTCAGCACTGTTTCACGTTCTATTTCACTACCCCCTAGGGGTTCTTTTCAAAATCTGTACGATTTTACCAATCTAAATTGAGCAGGTTTCCATGAAGAAGATCTTGTTCAACATGTTCTATTCGATACTGGTAGGAGAAGAACCCGACTCGGTATTCTTAAAAAAAGCTCCTCGGTGGAGGAGTAGAAGCGTTGGTCCCCTTCGGTCAAGTGCTTGTGCGTGCTCTTACCTACCGTAGGACCTCGTCCAAAGATACTTTTAAGGCCGACCACTACATAGGAGCGATAGGAAGCCAAGCCGTCAAAAGGAAAGGCGAGCAGCCCTTATTGCAATAGCAAACGCTGTGTACCTATTTTGGGGCTTTACTCTTTCATGATGGAACGAGGAGCTTGAGTTGATTTGCGGCAGTAGCGGCAAGCACCGAAGAAGTTCTACTTTCCCTTCGACATCTTGTAAGTCACTGCCTCCTTACCCAGCGAGTGAATGAACGAGCCAATAAACTGCCGTAAGGAGGGGATGCCTAAGGCTAGGCTTGGGACTGGAgtgaagtcgtaacaaggtagCCATACTGGAAGGTGCGGCTAGATCACCTCCTTTTCAGGGAGAGCTAATGCTTATGCTTATTGGGTATTTTGGTTTGACTTACATGTTTGTGAAGCGATATATCGCATATTTATATCTTgttaaatattttcaaatctttTATAATGGATGGATAGATATGAACAGCAAGGTGAATTAGCTTTGACAAAAACACTGATGTAATCGAACACCTGAACACATACAGTTGAaaacttgtcacgccccgaactagtaccgaccgaaactagcccgtgacgctccaaattaacctgttaatcgataccagtcccaggaaacagtgctggtatcacaggaagacataatatcacagcaacagaggtctctttattatagagtaggagtacaatcAAGTCAGGCTgtggacagatcccgagctcacaactgcattacaaaagggaagcggaagccaggacttggaccaaacaacacaggcgcgacttgggaactaggccgaaaccctaaaactcatcgtagccggcttgctcctggaagaacttctcgtcagcgggatccgcttcatcttcttcagcaactgggggggagattatttatatagagcaagtgtgagtacgggagtactcagcaagccatgggaaataagtgtttaatgcaggcttcaaggaaaggctgttgtttttgcaattgattttatttgaactcttttctgaaagcaactaagtgagtgcttctcaaacaacatggatgagacagtgcgtctcgtccggtcggagtatgtgcaaatgtatcagtctttagaattgatcaagattggcacccggccaacaactttcaaacggccacccgggccaacaactttcaaatggccacccgggcctagctgatcccatcagctgcagattttttaaacatcgaacccctttccacaacagcaatttcacaagtagtagtcaaacaaaactacactagg encodes the following:
- the LOC107278757 gene encoding uncharacterized protein, coding for MADFPPWADLTDAVVREIANRLPCVYNRVHLAGVCRPWREHLERLPPLLPPPKLPYLILPLAEQLAFSCVLSDCATHPFFVPEWIRHACYFGSYDGGWAFVSTAHPRAQGYRDYFLTNLHQTPNTFVLPVWIQLDREEPVLRPRQKRLRPRDPLFINAATLSSDPFMDGCVVAGFVNNCAPVPGHHRQKIAFWRIDDKVVIGCFFMEDACWDAVDVVRHNGAFHFLTNGQHIVVGNPGFDDEANAPPQVQWEYRCFSSQGRGYDGQHVVARYLVESSGELLMVVRCSPRPGESTSAFKVFRMAQPEEDDDGDGDAPLLDGRTMLFVGDPCSRSDGDVVRYIWRELPSLEGRMLFVGRGCSRSYNTDQYPGFEGGVYFFDHRIPGQGGGAPALYPCRDCGKWTGKPALQVELCFPEQDPSNYSSQVWLLNG
- the LOC4327153 gene encoding calmodulin calcium-dependent NAD kinase — encoded protein: MRPAASSSSSSSRDRLTISRPTEKDDVVEEKRDGGDVTAAVPRLAVYGAGRVHEIERFSHYVAKQIGIEDVSECPHLCALAYGYLKKTEGYEQNLLAFFHNKINSDALLVLLIEELDKCILGYFSFHWKFATEVITQVLTAEQPRRKLKTMVLEATRKMRFERVSRKLKVTRLFSTLVEELKVIGVTCNDGQLRDADADVMVPAAHRDRSPVLLLMGGGMGAGKSTVLKQIMKGLFWSGAAAHAVVVEADAFKESDVIYQAISSRGHHNDMLQTAELVHQSSIDAAASLLVTALNEGRDVIMDGTLSWEPFVLQTIAMARSVHRQRYRMGVGYKVAADGNATEQYWEPVEGAPVPSGRRPYRIELVGIICDAYLAVVRGIRRAIISGRAVRVSSQLKSHKRFAGSFRKYCDLVDSASLYSTNTIAGAKLIGWKDVGSRLLVDVEEIGLLDRVSRINEEANGVHELYPDGHPTDGAGSVWEDLVSSPARAAIQRELREAILDSEACFPSP